Proteins co-encoded in one Spirosoma endbachense genomic window:
- a CDS encoding DUF3826 domain-containing protein, producing MKKIVNTCLFIAGVLSAAPVFSQTQSVMPVASAETKAKADAEQEKKAAEWISSLNLNDPDKEKRLTGVVATHLNAIRDWHNEHPVASVPAGINPVTGKPLSELDRQLIADSAIPKTVHEDLMTGLQKDLDKKQVDAVLNKYTIGKVAFTMNGYRAIVPNITAQEEETILGFLEQAREQAVDYKSMKEISAIFEIYKTKSEQYLNANGRNWREMYNTYTAAIKAKKAAEKKQATN from the coding sequence ATGAAAAAAATTGTCAATACCTGTTTGTTCATAGCTGGCGTCCTGTCGGCAGCGCCTGTATTCAGCCAGACTCAATCCGTCATGCCAGTAGCCTCTGCCGAGACCAAAGCGAAAGCCGATGCTGAACAGGAGAAAAAAGCCGCCGAGTGGATTAGTTCACTGAACCTGAATGATCCGGATAAGGAAAAACGCCTGACCGGAGTGGTTGCTACGCACCTGAATGCCATACGCGACTGGCACAATGAACATCCCGTTGCTTCAGTTCCGGCCGGGATCAATCCCGTAACGGGCAAACCGCTGTCAGAGCTGGACCGCCAACTCATAGCCGACTCGGCCATTCCCAAAACCGTACACGAGGATCTGATGACTGGGCTGCAAAAAGACCTCGATAAAAAGCAGGTTGACGCCGTGCTGAATAAATACACGATTGGAAAAGTCGCGTTCACGATGAACGGTTACAGGGCCATCGTCCCCAACATAACCGCTCAGGAAGAAGAAACCATTCTGGGATTTCTGGAGCAGGCTCGGGAACAGGCTGTCGATTATAAAAGCATGAAAGAGATTTCGGCCATTTTCGAGATCTACAAAACCAAATCAGAGCAGTATCTCAATGCCAATGGCCGCAATTGGCGAGAAATGTACAATACCTATACGGCTGCAATCAAAGCAAAAAAAGCCGCTGAGAAGAAACAGGCGACAAATTGA
- a CDS encoding sialidase family protein — protein sequence MKNKPLYLTLLTSLTLFSTTFAQLPKWQSGLVVDEFVVEKPPFPESHAATITETPTGLVSAWFGGTKERNPDVCIWISRQENGKWMAPQNVANGIINDTLRYACWNPVLYQIPKGDLMLFYKVGPSPSKWKGWLKTSSDGGRIWSKAKALPEGYIGPVKNKPVLLANGNLVCPSSTEGDGWKLHFEVTPDFGKTWRMVGPINDGKTINAIQPSILSYGKGKLQILARSRDRAIVESWSTDNGETWSPLAKSSLPNNNSGTDAVTLSDGRQVLVYNHVLPPGDLAKGPRTPLNLAVSNDGKNWSAAVILEDSPISQYSYPSVIQTSDGLIHVIYTWRRQKIKHAVIDPKKLKLKPIENGVWPTLAGYTAPIAKEITKD from the coding sequence ATGAAAAACAAACCCCTATACCTGACCCTGCTGACCAGTCTGACACTCTTCAGTACAACATTCGCCCAGTTGCCGAAATGGCAATCCGGATTGGTAGTCGATGAATTTGTGGTTGAAAAACCACCATTTCCGGAAAGCCATGCCGCCACCATTACCGAAACGCCGACCGGGTTGGTATCGGCTTGGTTTGGAGGGACTAAAGAACGGAACCCGGACGTATGCATCTGGATAAGCCGCCAGGAAAACGGCAAATGGATGGCTCCGCAAAACGTGGCCAATGGAATTATCAACGATACGCTCCGGTACGCCTGCTGGAATCCGGTTTTGTATCAGATTCCGAAGGGTGATCTGATGCTTTTCTACAAAGTTGGCCCAAGTCCGTCCAAATGGAAAGGCTGGCTGAAAACATCCTCAGATGGTGGTCGCATATGGTCGAAGGCCAAAGCTTTACCCGAAGGGTATATAGGACCAGTGAAAAACAAACCGGTATTGCTGGCCAATGGAAATCTGGTTTGCCCGTCCAGCACGGAGGGCGACGGCTGGAAACTGCATTTCGAAGTGACTCCGGATTTTGGAAAAACCTGGCGGATGGTCGGCCCGATCAATGACGGCAAAACGATCAATGCCATTCAGCCGAGCATTCTGAGTTACGGGAAGGGAAAACTCCAGATTCTGGCACGTAGTAGAGATCGCGCAATTGTCGAATCCTGGTCGACAGATAATGGAGAAACGTGGTCGCCATTGGCCAAATCGTCATTGCCCAATAACAATTCAGGAACCGATGCCGTAACGCTCAGCGATGGTCGGCAGGTGCTGGTCTATAACCACGTACTGCCACCGGGGGATCTGGCCAAAGGGCCGCGAACACCGCTGAATCTGGCCGTGTCGAACGATGGTAAAAACTGGTCGGCAGCGGTCATCCTGGAAGATTCACCCATCAGTCAGTATTCGTATCCATCCGTGATTCAAACGAGCGATGGGTTGATTCATGTGATTTATACATGGCGTCGGCAAAAGATCAAACACGCGGTCATTGATCCGAAGAAACTGAAGTTGAAACCTATTGAAAACGGCGTTTGGCCCACTCTGGCAGGCTATACGGCACCAATAGCAAAAGAAATAACGAAGGATTGA
- a CDS encoding four-carbon acid sugar kinase family protein gives MIAVIADDLTGAAELGGIGLTYGLRVEIAMSVNPQSTADLLVIATDARSVSEPDAVQEMTCSSKALLPMKPQLIFKKVDSVLRGYVIAETQAQLAVFGVEKALIVPANPALGRTLINGTYYVNGQPIDQTHFSEDPEFPITDSDVLRRLSVNVAQLTVQPHTTALPKQGIVIGEVATTDDLRAWVKRVDTETMIGGGSGFFTAILDSLQLPESGRQEPAKLGENRLYVCGSAFGERVALVKKAADAGQAVSYMPNALTHISRFNESDLAGWVAEIVGCFQHHSQVIIAIEPGLIDDNKRAAIHLRTVMAKAVSRVLAQTKTDELIIEGGSTASAVLRAIGVTRLVPVQELAPGVVRSDAIEKDSLHITVKPGSYRWPADLWTC, from the coding sequence ATGATCGCGGTTATTGCAGACGATTTAACGGGAGCCGCTGAGCTTGGAGGCATTGGTCTGACGTATGGGCTTCGTGTCGAAATTGCCATGTCGGTCAATCCACAATCTACCGCCGATTTGCTGGTAATCGCTACCGATGCCCGGTCGGTTTCGGAGCCGGACGCTGTGCAGGAAATGACCTGTTCCAGCAAAGCGTTACTTCCGATGAAGCCGCAATTGATTTTCAAGAAAGTCGATTCGGTGTTGCGAGGGTATGTTATTGCCGAAACACAGGCACAGCTGGCAGTTTTTGGGGTAGAAAAAGCCCTGATCGTTCCGGCTAATCCGGCGCTGGGCAGAACATTGATCAACGGTACGTATTATGTAAATGGCCAACCGATTGACCAGACGCATTTTTCTGAAGATCCGGAATTTCCGATAACCGATTCGGATGTATTGAGACGGCTCAGCGTTAATGTTGCCCAACTAACCGTGCAGCCGCATACCACAGCGTTGCCGAAGCAGGGAATTGTTATCGGTGAAGTCGCAACAACGGACGATTTACGGGCATGGGTAAAACGGGTCGATACCGAAACCATGATTGGGGGAGGTTCCGGATTTTTTACAGCCATACTCGATTCATTGCAACTGCCAGAATCAGGGAGACAAGAGCCTGCGAAATTGGGTGAAAACAGGCTTTATGTATGTGGAAGCGCATTTGGTGAGCGGGTTGCGCTGGTAAAGAAAGCGGCCGATGCTGGTCAGGCCGTCAGTTATATGCCGAATGCACTGACGCACATTTCCCGATTTAATGAGTCCGATCTGGCTGGTTGGGTGGCCGAAATCGTCGGGTGTTTTCAGCACCACAGTCAGGTCATTATCGCTATTGAGCCAGGTTTGATTGATGACAATAAGCGGGCGGCTATTCACCTGCGAACGGTAATGGCCAAGGCTGTGAGCCGGGTGCTGGCACAAACAAAAACCGATGAGCTGATTATTGAAGGAGGGTCAACCGCTTCGGCTGTGCTTCGGGCCATTGGTGTCACGCGGCTGGTTCCGGTTCAGGAGTTGGCCCCCGGTGTGGTCAGGAGCGATGCTATTGAAAAAGACAGCTTGCATATCACTGTAAAACCGGGAAGCTATCGATGGCCAGCGGACTTATGGACATGTTGA
- a CDS encoding dihydrodipicolinate synthase family protein: MNLKKKYQGVVVPLVTPLTEAYQLDRPAVEKIVSNLQANEAMPFILGTTGESASLPTPIKKDYVRAVVQLKSADMMVYAGISSNCLEETIDFANYCFDSGIDAVAATLPSYYSLSESQMKRYFEQLANQLNGPLIIYNIFATTHMSIPLAVIDELSYHPNIVGTKDSERSSERLNESLSLWANRADFSHFMGWAAKSAQALLYGSDGLVPSTGNLFPGIYRDMMKAVRAGDADKAYGYQNQSDVFGQLYQSGRTLGESLWALKVLMQEYGLCDPTMMPPLQSLSEREATELKTTLAELVEKEEIQL; the protein is encoded by the coding sequence ATGAACCTAAAAAAGAAGTATCAGGGTGTTGTTGTTCCGCTTGTTACGCCCCTGACCGAAGCATACCAATTGGATAGGCCGGCGGTTGAGAAGATAGTGAGCAATCTTCAGGCGAATGAGGCTATGCCGTTTATTTTAGGAACAACAGGAGAGTCTGCTTCGCTGCCTACACCGATAAAAAAGGATTATGTGCGGGCGGTAGTACAGCTAAAATCAGCCGATATGATGGTATACGCCGGTATTTCGTCAAACTGTCTGGAAGAAACGATCGATTTTGCGAACTACTGTTTTGACTCGGGTATCGATGCGGTTGCGGCTACACTCCCTTCCTACTACAGCCTCTCAGAAAGTCAGATGAAGCGGTATTTCGAGCAACTGGCTAATCAGTTGAACGGACCGCTGATCATCTATAACATCTTTGCAACCACCCACATGTCGATTCCGCTGGCGGTGATTGACGAATTAAGTTACCACCCCAATATTGTCGGTACGAAGGACTCGGAGCGAAGCAGTGAACGACTGAACGAATCACTGTCTTTATGGGCAAATCGGGCTGATTTCAGCCATTTTATGGGATGGGCAGCAAAGTCGGCGCAGGCACTTTTGTATGGTTCCGATGGGCTGGTTCCCAGCACCGGCAATCTGTTTCCGGGTATCTACCGGGATATGATGAAGGCGGTTCGGGCTGGCGACGCCGATAAAGCCTATGGGTATCAAAATCAATCGGATGTATTTGGCCAGTTGTACCAATCGGGTCGGACACTGGGCGAATCATTATGGGCACTGAAAGTGTTGATGCAGGAATATGGTCTTTGTGATCCAACAATGATGCCTCCCCTGCAATCGCTTTCTGAGCGCGAAGCCACCGAACTGAAAACGACCCTGGCCGAACTGGTCGAAAAAGAAGAAATACAACTGTAA
- a CDS encoding sodium:solute symporter, which yields MPNPTLSVLDYLIIGTVLFINLYFGLRYARKQQTTELYFAAKGRVPAWAIGMSLLATLISSVTFLGYPSEGYSSNWILLVQGLMVPIVLLGTIWFIVPLYRKVIGLSTYEYFEKRFGRFARYYSSIAFVLRQFSSMGTVFFLLAVALTNMTGVETFYIIVVVGAIIITVNLLGGIEAVIWLDVFQGFMLFASGILCVTVIIFSVKGGLPEILDIASVNGRTGFGPYDLDFTKLTFIVMVINGAFYAIQKYGTDQTVVQRYLTAKTDKAAIKASILGISLTVPVWALFMFIGTALFVYYKQQPLPPTLRPDAVFPYFIMTRFPTGVVGFILAAMISAAICSLSADLNSLAAVGLEDFYKKARPARTDKEYLTVSKLIVVFSGVIAILIGAIYLQAGNEGVLGIVFTLYAIFSGGIVGIFLLGIFSARANKEGVNIAIVICILFTAYAFLTSTKIGYGDNKKLLLDMGAYNFTHHKLMLGVYSHLIVIGVGYIASLFFPKPVLDTNLLYSGWRNASRSSAKEETSTSRKFEAMGKLQGKV from the coding sequence ATGCCAAACCCAACCCTGAGCGTACTCGATTATCTGATAATTGGTACGGTTTTATTCATCAACCTGTATTTTGGGTTGCGGTATGCCCGAAAACAGCAAACCACAGAATTATATTTTGCCGCTAAAGGTCGGGTTCCTGCCTGGGCCATCGGCATGTCATTGCTGGCGACATTAATCAGCAGCGTTACCTTTTTAGGATACCCCAGTGAAGGCTATTCGTCGAACTGGATCTTGCTGGTACAGGGCTTAATGGTACCTATTGTTTTGTTGGGAACGATCTGGTTTATTGTCCCTCTCTACCGGAAAGTAATTGGCCTGAGTACCTACGAATATTTTGAAAAACGCTTTGGCCGTTTTGCCCGCTATTACAGCTCAATCGCGTTCGTTCTCCGGCAATTTTCGTCCATGGGAACTGTTTTTTTCCTACTGGCGGTAGCCTTGACCAACATGACCGGTGTTGAAACATTCTACATCATTGTTGTCGTTGGGGCGATCATCATCACGGTCAACCTGTTAGGGGGTATTGAAGCCGTTATCTGGTTAGATGTTTTTCAGGGATTCATGCTGTTTGCCAGTGGTATTCTTTGCGTTACGGTCATCATTTTTTCGGTTAAGGGTGGCCTGCCGGAGATTCTGGATATTGCTTCAGTCAATGGTCGCACCGGATTTGGCCCTTACGATCTGGATTTTACCAAACTTACGTTCATCGTGATGGTCATCAATGGTGCCTTCTACGCCATTCAGAAATATGGTACCGACCAGACCGTTGTGCAGCGTTATCTGACCGCCAAAACGGATAAAGCAGCTATCAAAGCCTCAATTCTGGGCATCTCGCTAACGGTGCCGGTATGGGCACTATTCATGTTTATTGGTACGGCCCTGTTTGTCTATTACAAACAACAACCTTTACCGCCAACATTGCGGCCGGATGCGGTTTTCCCGTATTTCATCATGACCCGCTTCCCGACGGGCGTTGTTGGGTTTATTCTGGCAGCCATGATCTCGGCGGCTATCTGTAGTCTGAGTGCCGATCTGAATTCGCTGGCCGCTGTTGGATTAGAGGATTTCTATAAAAAAGCGCGCCCGGCAAGAACCGATAAAGAATACCTGACCGTCAGCAAGCTGATTGTCGTTTTTTCTGGTGTCATTGCCATTCTTATTGGAGCCATCTACCTGCAGGCGGGTAATGAAGGGGTTTTAGGAATCGTATTCACCTTATACGCTATTTTTTCGGGCGGGATCGTCGGTATTTTTCTGCTGGGTATTTTCAGCGCCCGAGCCAATAAAGAAGGGGTAAATATTGCCATCGTAATCTGTATTCTGTTTACGGCCTATGCGTTTCTGACGTCGACCAAAATCGGATACGGTGATAACAAAAAGCTGTTGCTCGACATGGGTGCCTACAATTTCACTCACCACAAACTGATGCTTGGTGTCTATAGCCACCTGATCGTTATTGGTGTCGGTTACATTGCCAGCCTTTTCTTCCCAAAGCCCGTGCTGGATACCAATCTGTTGTACAGCGGCTGGCGAAACGCATCCAGATCATCGGCAAAAGAGGAAACATCCACTTCCCGGAAATTCGAGGCAATGGGGAAGTTACAGGGAAAAGTATAA
- a CDS encoding sialate O-acetylesterase: MSKFIVIFLVTVSLSIQLKAEIILPRIFGHNMVLQQGKPVVIWGKGSVGETVTIQFAGQQQTTFADASGQWKITLKPLKASTKPSELLISGTNTIRLQNILVGEVWLCSGQSNMEYTMRKNSKVNRALATDTDGHNPVDELEYATNPQIRIFLVNRKELGKPDSLHRGWNMAQDSALRSFSAPAYFFAKELYKNLNVPIGVISSAIPGSRIEPWISESAFREDAYYGDQKVDGEPGKFYEPMIRPLAPFAVKGFLWYQGETNCFLKETSSYSHKMKTLITSWRSAWSDPNLPFYYVQLAPFKYSESKGKVVLTRETLPEFREAQELVLSLPKTGMIVTTDLAEDLSDIHPPYKWEIGRRLALLALATDYGKRSVSSQSPVYEGMRVKSGMAELSFRNIGNGLVSKDGQPLTGFTVAGANGVFVPAQARIDGRHVLVSAASVSNPVAVRFAWDEAAQPNLFNNEGLPARPFRTDNPLKNQQYELVQLPERSK; encoded by the coding sequence ATGTCCAAATTTATCGTCATATTCCTTGTTACAGTTTCCCTTTCGATCCAACTGAAAGCCGAAATCATACTGCCCCGAATTTTTGGGCACAATATGGTACTGCAACAGGGGAAACCGGTGGTGATCTGGGGAAAGGGATCGGTTGGCGAGACGGTGACGATTCAGTTTGCCGGGCAACAACAGACTACGTTTGCTGATGCCTCGGGCCAATGGAAGATTACCCTGAAACCACTGAAAGCCTCAACGAAGCCATCTGAGTTGCTTATTTCGGGCACCAATACCATCCGGCTGCAAAATATTCTGGTGGGCGAAGTCTGGCTATGCTCGGGACAATCGAACATGGAATACACCATGCGGAAGAATAGCAAGGTGAATCGGGCGTTGGCCACTGACACTGACGGCCATAATCCAGTCGATGAGTTGGAGTACGCTACGAATCCTCAGATCCGCATCTTTCTGGTCAACCGGAAAGAGCTTGGTAAGCCCGATTCGCTGCATCGCGGCTGGAACATGGCTCAGGATTCGGCTTTGCGGTCATTTTCGGCACCCGCTTATTTCTTCGCGAAAGAACTCTACAAAAACCTGAATGTGCCGATTGGGGTCATTTCGTCGGCCATACCCGGCAGCCGGATTGAGCCGTGGATTTCAGAATCAGCTTTTCGGGAGGATGCTTATTATGGCGATCAGAAAGTAGACGGCGAACCCGGAAAATTCTATGAACCCATGATTCGGCCACTGGCACCGTTTGCGGTAAAGGGTTTTCTGTGGTATCAGGGAGAAACCAACTGTTTCCTGAAAGAAACCAGTTCGTATTCGCACAAGATGAAAACGCTGATTACGAGCTGGCGTAGCGCGTGGAGCGACCCGAATCTGCCGTTTTATTACGTTCAACTAGCGCCATTCAAATATTCTGAATCAAAAGGAAAAGTTGTGCTCACGCGCGAAACATTGCCTGAATTTCGGGAAGCGCAGGAATTGGTACTGAGTCTGCCCAAAACCGGAATGATCGTAACGACCGATCTGGCCGAAGATCTGTCCGACATCCATCCTCCCTACAAATGGGAAATTGGTCGACGACTTGCCTTACTCGCCCTGGCTACAGATTACGGAAAGCGTTCGGTTAGTTCGCAAAGCCCTGTTTATGAGGGCATGCGGGTAAAGAGCGGCATGGCCGAACTAAGCTTCCGGAACATAGGAAATGGTTTGGTCAGTAAAGACGGGCAACCACTTACTGGCTTTACGGTTGCCGGGGCCAATGGCGTTTTTGTACCCGCACAGGCACGAATCGACGGCAGACACGTGCTCGTTTCGGCGGCTTCTGTGTCGAATCCGGTGGCTGTTCGCTTTGCCTGGGACGAAGCGGCCCAACCGAATCTGTTCAATAACGAAGGGCTGCCTGCCCGCCCGTTTCGAACCGATAATCCATTGAAGAATCAGCAGTATGAACTAGTACAACTTCCTGAACGCTCAAAATAG
- a CDS encoding iron-containing alcohol dehydrogenase — protein MTQALKIHFPGKLVFGKGSLGSLADEISQLFPQRVLLITISPLLGQLKSLIDSLESNGIAVRVDTSIVQEPTFDDFDALLQAVAPFNPDLVVGIGGGSVLDIAKLVAAQLDNDQALAEIVGIGNLSSRRKKLICVPATSGTGSEASPNAILVDTADNQKKGIISPFLVPDIVYVDPLLTLSVPSAITAATGIDALTHCLEAYTNKFAQPFIDMYAFEGMRLIAANIVQAVRDGSDEEARTQVAMGSLLGGFCLGPVNTAGVHALSYPLGSMFHLAHGLSNALLLPYVMEFNASASLCRHAQVAIALGCERGSTDAETAARGVAKINELIRDCGIPARLRDVNIPREAIPQMAEDAMKITRLLKNNPREITREDAIAIYTAAY, from the coding sequence ATGACTCAGGCTTTAAAAATACATTTTCCCGGCAAACTGGTTTTTGGTAAAGGCTCTCTGGGGAGCTTAGCTGATGAAATCAGTCAACTGTTTCCCCAACGGGTACTACTCATAACCATTAGCCCACTTCTGGGACAGTTGAAAAGCCTGATTGATAGCCTGGAAAGCAATGGAATTGCTGTTCGGGTCGATACCAGTATTGTTCAGGAGCCAACCTTCGATGATTTCGACGCATTACTACAAGCTGTCGCTCCGTTTAATCCCGACCTGGTGGTGGGTATTGGCGGAGGAAGCGTGCTGGATATTGCCAAACTGGTAGCGGCCCAACTCGACAATGACCAGGCTCTGGCTGAAATCGTTGGCATTGGAAACCTGAGCAGTAGGCGTAAAAAACTTATTTGTGTGCCTGCCACATCGGGAACGGGCAGTGAAGCGTCGCCAAACGCCATTTTAGTCGATACGGCCGATAATCAGAAGAAAGGCATCATCAGTCCGTTTCTGGTGCCCGACATCGTTTATGTCGATCCATTGTTGACCCTGAGTGTTCCTTCGGCCATTACCGCAGCTACCGGTATTGATGCACTAACGCATTGCCTGGAGGCTTACACCAACAAATTTGCCCAACCGTTCATCGACATGTACGCCTTTGAAGGCATGCGCCTGATTGCGGCCAATATCGTGCAGGCCGTACGGGATGGATCGGACGAAGAAGCGCGTACACAGGTCGCAATGGGTAGTTTGCTGGGTGGGTTTTGTCTGGGGCCTGTCAACACGGCCGGTGTTCATGCCCTGTCGTATCCGCTGGGGAGTATGTTTCATCTGGCCCACGGGCTCTCCAATGCCTTATTGCTGCCTTATGTGATGGAGTTCAACGCGTCGGCGTCGCTTTGCCGGCATGCACAGGTGGCCATCGCACTGGGGTGCGAGCGGGGTAGCACTGATGCCGAAACGGCAGCCCGCGGAGTGGCGAAAATCAATGAACTGATTCGCGATTGTGGCATTCCGGCCCGCCTTCGCGATGTGAATATTCCCCGAGAAGCCATTCCACAAATGGCAGAGGATGCTATGAAAATTACCCGGTTACTGAAAAATAATCCTCGTGAAATTACCCGTGAGGATGCCATTGCCATTTATACAGCCGCCTACTAA
- the pdxA gene encoding 4-hydroxythreonine-4-phosphate dehydrogenase PdxA, which translates to MMYKDDKPIVGITMGDPASIGPEIAVKALLNPAIYELCKPILVGDAHVFADIVARLNLNAVIRPVRSVRDAHYQLGTIDVYDLNNVDIDQLKFGEISAMAGEAAFAAVKTVIELALADEIDATVTGPINKKSINEAGHHFAGHTEIYAHYTNTKKYGMLLVEDQMKVIHVSTHVSLRQACDLVKKDRILEVIELLHNGLISLGETNLKIGVAGLNPHAGDSGLFGTEDDQEILPAVEEAKRRGFDVEGPVPADTLFAKAATGYYGGIVAMYHDQGHIPFKLTGFKWNAEKKQMDSVKGVNITMGLPIIRTSVDHGTAFEIAGKGVASADAMVLAIESAVQLAKNKELLNA; encoded by the coding sequence ATGATGTATAAAGATGATAAACCAATTGTTGGCATCACGATGGGTGATCCGGCAAGCATTGGCCCCGAAATAGCGGTTAAAGCACTGCTCAATCCGGCCATCTACGAACTGTGCAAGCCTATTCTGGTGGGCGATGCGCATGTTTTTGCCGATATTGTTGCCCGGCTGAATCTGAACGCAGTGATCAGGCCGGTCAGATCAGTTCGGGACGCACACTATCAACTGGGTACAATTGATGTGTATGACCTCAACAATGTAGACATTGATCAGTTAAAGTTTGGTGAAATTTCGGCAATGGCCGGAGAAGCCGCTTTTGCAGCCGTAAAAACGGTGATCGAACTGGCCCTGGCCGATGAGATTGACGCTACGGTGACCGGCCCGATCAACAAGAAATCGATTAACGAAGCGGGTCATCATTTCGCAGGACACACCGAAATCTACGCCCATTATACCAATACCAAAAAGTATGGTATGTTGCTGGTTGAAGATCAGATGAAGGTCATTCATGTATCGACGCATGTGTCGCTTCGGCAGGCCTGCGATCTGGTCAAGAAAGACCGGATTCTGGAAGTAATTGAACTGCTGCATAATGGCTTGATTTCTCTGGGAGAAACCAATCTGAAAATTGGCGTAGCGGGCCTGAATCCGCACGCAGGCGATTCCGGTTTGTTCGGAACCGAAGATGATCAGGAAATCCTGCCTGCGGTTGAAGAGGCTAAACGACGGGGTTTCGACGTTGAAGGACCAGTACCGGCCGACACGCTCTTTGCGAAAGCAGCGACGGGTTATTATGGAGGAATTGTTGCCATGTATCACGATCAGGGCCACATTCCATTTAAGCTGACCGGTTTTAAATGGAATGCTGAAAAGAAACAGATGGATAGTGTGAAGGGCGTGAACATTACTATGGGCCTGCCAATCATTCGTACGTCTGTCGACCACGGAACGGCTTTTGAAATAGCGGGCAAAGGGGTTGCCAGCGCCGACGCGATGGTATTGGCGATTGAGTCGGCAGTCCAATTAGCGAAAAATAAAGAACTATTGAATGCATGA